One Lucilia cuprina isolate Lc7/37 chromosome 4, ASM2204524v1, whole genome shotgun sequence DNA segment encodes these proteins:
- the LOC111687208 gene encoding MICOS complex subunit MIC13 homolog QIL1-like codes for MVVGFVVRSGLLIGTIYYTKKAGVWGNPNETEILYNNIKNELRPHIQNIEKQMPFDIPALPQSGELCFVAKHYYNEGIKKSFNFIEMLPCYTGQMLKKAKDKFEEFAESPKSTN; via the exons ATGGTTGTAGG atTTGTTGTACGATCTGGACTATTAATAGGAACAATATATTACACAAAGAAAGCCGGAGTATGGGGTAATCCTAATGAGACAGAAATTctttacaataatataaaaaatgaattacGACCCCATATCCAAAACATCGAAAAACAAATGCCTTTCGACATTCCTGCACTACCACAAAGTGGAGAATTGTGTTTCGTAGCCAAACACTATTACAATGAGGGCattaaaaaatcgtttaattttATTGAGATGCTTCCATGCTACACTggtcaaatgttaaaaaaggcTAAAGATAAATTTGAGGAGTTTGCAGAATCCCCAAAGTCGACGAATTAA